Proteins found in one Physeter macrocephalus isolate SW-GA chromosome 17, ASM283717v5, whole genome shotgun sequence genomic segment:
- the ZNF276 gene encoding zinc finger protein 276 isoform X1: MKRDRLGRFLSPGVSGQRGSSGGGSCGGGRARGRPSRSGPDVAEAAAVVAARLGWGPTRACADAGEDGADEAGTARALAMGHCRLCHGKFSSRSLRSISGRAPGESSERPPPGDRVFVRDFQRLLGVAVHQDPALSQFVCKNCHTQFYQCHGLLTSFLQRVNVPPTGRRKPCAKVGVQPRTGAEEGACVVDLITSSPQGLRGLVGWVHGHAAGCGALPSLQRTLSSEYCGIVRAVWGCDRGHDYTMDADSLLLDGALGVRRTWDKDSAPGLPRHRGSSPSGAAPQSSQGRATAAGAETDTLPSTDTARPPSDGDPVGPGPGPPPQPSLPQSGAPGQLGEKQVPSPTSDDRVKDEFSDLSEGDFLSEDESDKKQNTQSSDESFEPYPEKKISGKKSESKEAKKSEEPKIRKKPGPKPGWKGKPRCEREELPTIYKCPHQGCTAVYRGADGMKKHIKEHHEEVRERPCPHPGCNKVFMIDRYLQRHVKLIHTVTRIRCRNWGRKHSEDSALVITATST; this comes from the exons GGTCCCGACGTGGCCGAGGCGGCGGCTGTAGTGGCTGCGCGGCTGGGCTGGGGCCCGACGCGGGCCTGCGCGGACGCGGGCGAGGACGGCGCCGACGAGGCAG GAACGGCCCGGGCCCTGGCCATGGGGCACTGTCGCCTCTGTCACGGGAAGTTCTCCTCCCGGAGTCTCCGCAGCATCTCTGGCAGGGCGCCTGGGGAGAGCTCAGAAAGGCCGCCCCCTGGGGACCGTGTTTTTGTCCGGGACTTCCAGCGCCTCCTGGGGGTGGCCGTCCACCAGGACCCGGCTCTGTCCCAGTTTGTCTGCAAGAACTGCCACACCCAGTTCTACCAGTGCCACGGCCTCCTCACGTCTTTCCTACAGAGAGTCAACGTCCCCCCCACGGGCCGCCGGAAGCCTTGCGCAAA GGTCGGTGTGCAGCCTCGGacgggggcagaggagggagcgTGTGTGG TGGACCTGATCACTTCGAGCCCCCAGGGCCTGCGCGGCTTGGTGGGGTGGGTGCACGGACACGCAGCCGGCTGCGGGGCCCTGCCCAGCCTCCAGAGGACCCTGTCCTCCGAGTACTGTGGCATCGTCCGAGCCGTGTGGGGCTGCGATCGAGGGCACGACTACACCATGGACGCCGACTCCCTCTTGCTGGACGGCGCCTTGGGCGTCAGGCGGACGTGGGACAAGGATTCGGCCCCGGGGCTCCCCCGGCATCGGGGGTCCAGCCCCAGCGGGGCTGCCCCTCAGAGCTCCCAGGGCAGAGCGACCGCGGCCGGGGCCGAGACCGACACACTGCCCAGCACGGACACAGCCCGGCCTCCTTCAGATGGCGACCCGGTGGGGCCTGGGCCGGGCCCCCCGCCTCAGCCAAGCCTCCCCCAAAGCGGGGCCCCAG GGCAGTTGGGTGAGAAGCAGGTTCCATCTCCAACCTCGGATGATCGGGTAAAAGACGAGTTCAGTGACCTTTCTGAGGG aGACTTCCTGAGTGAAGACGAAAGTGACAAGAAGCAGAATACCCAGTCCTCAGACGAGTCCTTTGAGCCCTACCCAGAAAAGAA GATCTCTGGTAAGAAGAGTGAAAGCAAAGAAGCCAAGAAGTCAGAAGAACCAAAAATTCGAAAGAAACCTGGGCCCAAGCCAGGCTGGAAGGGCAAGCCACGCTGtgagag GGAGGAGCTGCCCACCATCTACAAGTGTCCTCACCAGGGCTGCACGGCCGTGTACCGTGGGGCTGACGGCATGAAG AAGCACATCAAGGAGCACCACGAGGAGGTCCGGGAGAGGCCCTGCCCGCACCCCGGCTGCAACAAGGTGTTCATGATCGACCGCTACCTGCAGCGCCACGTCAAGCTCATCCACACAG TGACCCGCATCCGTTGTAGAAACTGGGGGAGGAAGCACAGTGAAGACAGTGCCCTGGTCATCACCGCCACCAGCACGTGA
- the ZNF276 gene encoding zinc finger protein 276 isoform X3, translating into MKRDRLGRFLSPGVSGQRGSSGGGSCGGGRARGRPSRSGPDVAEAAAVVAARLGWGPTRACADAGEDGADEAGTARALAMGHCRLCHGKFSSRSLRSISGRAPGESSERPPPGDRVFVRDFQRLLGVAVHQDPALSQFVCKNCHTQFYQCHGLLTSFLQRVNVPPTGRRKPCAKVGVQPRTGAEEGACVVDLITSSPQGLRGLVGWVHGHAAGCGALPSLQRTLSSEYCGIVRAVWGCDRGHDYTMDADSLLLDGALGVRRTWDKDSAPGLPRHRGSSPSGAAPQSSQGRATAAGAETDTLPSTDTARPPSDGDPVGPGPGPPPQPSLPQSGAPGQLGEKQVPSPTSDDRVKDEFSDLSEGDFLSEDESDKKQNTQSSDESFEPYPEKKISGKKSESKEAKKSEEPKIRKKPGPKPGWKGKPRCEREELPTIYKCPHQGCTAVYRGADGMKKHIKEHHEEVRERPCPHPGCNKVFMIDRYLQRHVKLIHTEVRNYICDECGQTFKQRKHLLVHQMRHSGAKPLQCEVCGFQCRQRASLKYHMTKHKAETELDFACDQCGRRFEKAHNLNVHMSMVHPLTQTLDKAPEPPPGPAAGQAVKAEPT; encoded by the exons GGTCCCGACGTGGCCGAGGCGGCGGCTGTAGTGGCTGCGCGGCTGGGCTGGGGCCCGACGCGGGCCTGCGCGGACGCGGGCGAGGACGGCGCCGACGAGGCAG GAACGGCCCGGGCCCTGGCCATGGGGCACTGTCGCCTCTGTCACGGGAAGTTCTCCTCCCGGAGTCTCCGCAGCATCTCTGGCAGGGCGCCTGGGGAGAGCTCAGAAAGGCCGCCCCCTGGGGACCGTGTTTTTGTCCGGGACTTCCAGCGCCTCCTGGGGGTGGCCGTCCACCAGGACCCGGCTCTGTCCCAGTTTGTCTGCAAGAACTGCCACACCCAGTTCTACCAGTGCCACGGCCTCCTCACGTCTTTCCTACAGAGAGTCAACGTCCCCCCCACGGGCCGCCGGAAGCCTTGCGCAAA GGTCGGTGTGCAGCCTCGGacgggggcagaggagggagcgTGTGTGG TGGACCTGATCACTTCGAGCCCCCAGGGCCTGCGCGGCTTGGTGGGGTGGGTGCACGGACACGCAGCCGGCTGCGGGGCCCTGCCCAGCCTCCAGAGGACCCTGTCCTCCGAGTACTGTGGCATCGTCCGAGCCGTGTGGGGCTGCGATCGAGGGCACGACTACACCATGGACGCCGACTCCCTCTTGCTGGACGGCGCCTTGGGCGTCAGGCGGACGTGGGACAAGGATTCGGCCCCGGGGCTCCCCCGGCATCGGGGGTCCAGCCCCAGCGGGGCTGCCCCTCAGAGCTCCCAGGGCAGAGCGACCGCGGCCGGGGCCGAGACCGACACACTGCCCAGCACGGACACAGCCCGGCCTCCTTCAGATGGCGACCCGGTGGGGCCTGGGCCGGGCCCCCCGCCTCAGCCAAGCCTCCCCCAAAGCGGGGCCCCAG GGCAGTTGGGTGAGAAGCAGGTTCCATCTCCAACCTCGGATGATCGGGTAAAAGACGAGTTCAGTGACCTTTCTGAGGG aGACTTCCTGAGTGAAGACGAAAGTGACAAGAAGCAGAATACCCAGTCCTCAGACGAGTCCTTTGAGCCCTACCCAGAAAAGAA GATCTCTGGTAAGAAGAGTGAAAGCAAAGAAGCCAAGAAGTCAGAAGAACCAAAAATTCGAAAGAAACCTGGGCCCAAGCCAGGCTGGAAGGGCAAGCCACGCTGtgagag GGAGGAGCTGCCCACCATCTACAAGTGTCCTCACCAGGGCTGCACGGCCGTGTACCGTGGGGCTGACGGCATGAAG AAGCACATCAAGGAGCACCACGAGGAGGTCCGGGAGAGGCCCTGCCCGCACCCCGGCTGCAACAAGGTGTTCATGATCGACCGCTACCTGCAGCGCCACGTCAAGCTCATCCACACAG AGGTGCGGAACTATATCTGTGACGAGTGTGGGCAGACCTTCAAGCAGCGGAAGCACCTCCTGGTCCACCAGATGCGCCACTCAGGAGCCAAGCCCCTGCA GTGCGAAGTCTGCGGGTTCCAGTGCCGGCAGCGGGCATCCCTGAAGTACCACATGACCAAGCACAAGGCCGAGACGGAGCTGGACTTCGCCTGCGACCAGTGCGGCCGGCGGTTCGAGAAGGCTCACAACCTCAACGTGCACATGTCCATGGTTCACCCCCTCACGCAGACCCTGGACAAGGCCCCGGAGCCCCCGCCTGGGCCCGCGGCAGGGCAGGCCGTGAAGGCTGAGCCCACCTGA
- the ZNF276 gene encoding zinc finger protein 276 isoform X2 yields the protein MKRDRLGRFLSPGVSGQRGSSGGGSCGGGRARGRPSRSGPDVAEAAAVVAARLGWGPTRACADAGEDGADEAGTARALAMGHCRLCHGKFSSRSLRSISGRAPGESSERPPPGDRVFVRDFQRLLGVAVHQDPALSQFVCKNCHTQFYQCHGLLTSFLQRVNVPPTGRRKPCAKVGVQPRTGAEEGACVVDLITSSPQGLRGLVGWVHGHAAGCGALPSLQRTLSSEYCGIVRAVWGCDRGHDYTMDADSLLLDGALGVRRTWDKDSAPGLPRHRGSSPSGAAPQSSQGRATAAGAETDTLPSTDTARPPSDGDPVGPGPGPPPQPSLPQSGAPGQLGEKQVPSPTSDDRVKDEFSDLSEGDFLSEDESDKKQNTQSSDESFEPYPEKKISGKKSESKEAKKSEEPKIRKKPGPKPGWKGKPRCEREELPTIYKCPHQGCTAVYRGADGMKKHIKEHHEEVRERPCPHPGCNKVFMIDRYLQRHVKLIHTGNRPKGQENRLQKKCTQ from the exons GGTCCCGACGTGGCCGAGGCGGCGGCTGTAGTGGCTGCGCGGCTGGGCTGGGGCCCGACGCGGGCCTGCGCGGACGCGGGCGAGGACGGCGCCGACGAGGCAG GAACGGCCCGGGCCCTGGCCATGGGGCACTGTCGCCTCTGTCACGGGAAGTTCTCCTCCCGGAGTCTCCGCAGCATCTCTGGCAGGGCGCCTGGGGAGAGCTCAGAAAGGCCGCCCCCTGGGGACCGTGTTTTTGTCCGGGACTTCCAGCGCCTCCTGGGGGTGGCCGTCCACCAGGACCCGGCTCTGTCCCAGTTTGTCTGCAAGAACTGCCACACCCAGTTCTACCAGTGCCACGGCCTCCTCACGTCTTTCCTACAGAGAGTCAACGTCCCCCCCACGGGCCGCCGGAAGCCTTGCGCAAA GGTCGGTGTGCAGCCTCGGacgggggcagaggagggagcgTGTGTGG TGGACCTGATCACTTCGAGCCCCCAGGGCCTGCGCGGCTTGGTGGGGTGGGTGCACGGACACGCAGCCGGCTGCGGGGCCCTGCCCAGCCTCCAGAGGACCCTGTCCTCCGAGTACTGTGGCATCGTCCGAGCCGTGTGGGGCTGCGATCGAGGGCACGACTACACCATGGACGCCGACTCCCTCTTGCTGGACGGCGCCTTGGGCGTCAGGCGGACGTGGGACAAGGATTCGGCCCCGGGGCTCCCCCGGCATCGGGGGTCCAGCCCCAGCGGGGCTGCCCCTCAGAGCTCCCAGGGCAGAGCGACCGCGGCCGGGGCCGAGACCGACACACTGCCCAGCACGGACACAGCCCGGCCTCCTTCAGATGGCGACCCGGTGGGGCCTGGGCCGGGCCCCCCGCCTCAGCCAAGCCTCCCCCAAAGCGGGGCCCCAG GGCAGTTGGGTGAGAAGCAGGTTCCATCTCCAACCTCGGATGATCGGGTAAAAGACGAGTTCAGTGACCTTTCTGAGGG aGACTTCCTGAGTGAAGACGAAAGTGACAAGAAGCAGAATACCCAGTCCTCAGACGAGTCCTTTGAGCCCTACCCAGAAAAGAA GATCTCTGGTAAGAAGAGTGAAAGCAAAGAAGCCAAGAAGTCAGAAGAACCAAAAATTCGAAAGAAACCTGGGCCCAAGCCAGGCTGGAAGGGCAAGCCACGCTGtgagag GGAGGAGCTGCCCACCATCTACAAGTGTCCTCACCAGGGCTGCACGGCCGTGTACCGTGGGGCTGACGGCATGAAG AAGCACATCAAGGAGCACCACGAGGAGGTCCGGGAGAGGCCCTGCCCGCACCCCGGCTGCAACAAGGTGTTCATGATCGACCGCTACCTGCAGCGCCACGTCAAGCTCATCCACACAG GAAATCGGccaaaagggcaagaaaacaGGCTCCAGAAGAAATGTACACAGTAG